In a single window of the Acidobacteriaceae bacterium genome:
- a CDS encoding carboxypeptidase-like regulatory domain-containing protein, whose amino-acid sequence MKSLLILLLRRVTPIIVFALALGSFLTARAQFLDQGALTGVVQDASGAAVAGAEVTLMNPDTSFTQTTKANESGVYVFSPIKIGTYTVTVKAQGFEQITQKDIAVNIGQRANLNITLKPGAVSETVTVTSAPPLLQSQDSSTGQTFTTREINDTPLNSRNAIYLAQLSAGTTPANGSRAKGTGDFSANGMRPEENNFVLDGVDNNAVTPDFLGGASYVINPPPDALQQFQVSTSNYSAEFGHSAGALVQASVKSGTNKVHGDLWEYLRNDYLDTHDWQPSSFGQKTPEYRQNLFGGTVGFPIIKDKLFFFGDAQDNRIIIQVPQSPLTVPTQLERTGDFSELLVPANLNAAKGIQLYEPQNNITPLTCAARATAANPTGNNVLCMNQISSAAQKVLDAYPLPNSTQFGLDNQNYNYSLKQPLYVWQWDARADYNPTSKDQAFFRFSFLNSRGANEAPLGPLLDGGGGNGSSNVSGTQINYGNNFLVSETHTFSPTIVNEIRYAFNYSHFGILNPGFNNPNAASSLGLGGVPEGPSAPLNGGLPTTTISGGGGIASFGSHAYRPELEYADEYQLLDNVSWTLGNHSLRLGFSYQAIRSFVLEPPSSHPAYTYNGSITSKPGTANTGSGVADFLTDNMSGGSISPYGTFNDAGVLPAGYVQDDWRATRKLTLNLGVRYEYFQPYKEMIGKQGNFYANSTGVGTGSGVYLLPAQDQNAYPLNPLFVSTLAKDNIALQYTNNVRLTNVSSANFAPRVGFAFTPDSTTVVRGGYGLFYQGQQQAGAAENLATNYPFLFSDSFPVPSGTNCTVGNPCANNGYTLEQGFSSLIAQGLTSAFSTPGLVGTSLNIKTTYAMDYNLAVEQAFSNNVVFTLSYVGTVARHLPTGLNSNATMRLLVSGSNQQYLPFPDFGGSSNLLYVGESSYNALQAKLQKRLSHGLDFSANYTWSHALTDSSNPLDGIGYRDANIIPIREDMTNDVSDTRHRFTFNGFYSLPFGRGQAFLSHSNAVADALLGGWSTNVTFQAQTGNPFSVSTSNQTNVVGGTTYAFAVSDPFGAGGSPNPTNPSITCATATHTHAHWYNPCAFSNPLPASQLNNYQAATNTASPSSNAPTTDAVAKLFLGGRADQIYGPGFRKLDMSLFKHFHTFESQYFELRADVFNLMNTPILGQPSTASNNTAGGQITTARQLQLDTPNGRFFQLSAKYVF is encoded by the coding sequence ATGAAATCCCTCTTGATCCTGTTGTTGCGTCGTGTGACTCCGATCATCGTCTTCGCTCTCGCATTAGGCTCTTTCCTGACCGCAAGAGCGCAATTTCTCGATCAAGGTGCACTCACCGGCGTGGTGCAGGACGCTTCAGGTGCAGCTGTAGCTGGGGCTGAAGTCACACTGATGAATCCCGACACGTCGTTCACGCAAACAACTAAAGCAAACGAGAGCGGCGTGTATGTGTTTTCGCCGATCAAGATCGGAACCTACACCGTGACGGTGAAGGCGCAGGGCTTTGAGCAGATTACGCAGAAGGATATTGCTGTAAATATCGGTCAACGGGCGAACTTGAATATTACTTTGAAGCCCGGTGCTGTGAGCGAGACGGTGACCGTCACGTCCGCTCCGCCATTGCTTCAGTCTCAGGATAGTTCCACGGGGCAGACCTTCACGACGCGGGAGATCAACGACACGCCGCTGAACAGCCGTAACGCCATCTACCTTGCCCAGCTAAGCGCGGGCACGACCCCGGCCAATGGATCGCGCGCCAAAGGCACGGGAGACTTCAGCGCAAATGGCATGCGCCCCGAAGAGAATAACTTCGTACTCGATGGGGTGGACAACAACGCGGTCACTCCGGACTTCCTTGGTGGCGCCAGCTACGTGATCAATCCGCCGCCTGATGCGCTGCAGCAGTTCCAGGTCTCCACCTCGAACTACAGTGCCGAGTTCGGTCACTCTGCGGGCGCGCTGGTGCAGGCCAGTGTGAAAAGCGGCACCAACAAAGTGCACGGCGATCTTTGGGAATATCTCCGGAACGATTACCTCGACACGCATGACTGGCAGCCATCGTCGTTTGGGCAGAAAACGCCGGAATATCGTCAGAATCTCTTTGGCGGGACGGTAGGTTTTCCTATCATCAAAGACAAGCTGTTCTTCTTTGGCGACGCGCAGGACAACCGCATCATCATTCAGGTTCCGCAGTCACCGCTCACGGTGCCGACGCAGCTTGAGCGCACCGGCGACTTCAGCGAATTATTGGTTCCTGCAAACCTGAACGCGGCCAAAGGTATTCAGCTCTATGAGCCGCAGAACAATATCACGCCGCTGACCTGCGCCGCACGCGCGACTGCGGCGAACCCCACCGGCAACAATGTGCTTTGCATGAACCAGATCAGCTCGGCGGCGCAGAAGGTGCTGGACGCCTACCCGCTGCCGAACTCGACTCAGTTCGGTCTGGACAATCAGAACTATAACTACTCGCTGAAGCAGCCCCTGTATGTGTGGCAGTGGGACGCGCGCGCCGATTACAACCCGACGTCAAAGGACCAGGCATTCTTCCGGTTCAGCTTCCTGAACTCGCGCGGCGCCAACGAAGCACCGCTTGGTCCATTGCTGGACGGCGGCGGTGGCAATGGGTCCAGCAACGTCAGCGGAACGCAGATCAATTACGGCAATAATTTCCTGGTGAGTGAAACTCACACATTCTCGCCAACGATCGTGAATGAGATTCGCTACGCCTTCAACTACAGCCACTTCGGCATCCTCAATCCGGGTTTCAACAACCCGAATGCGGCATCTAGCCTCGGGCTGGGCGGCGTTCCCGAAGGACCGAGCGCTCCGCTGAACGGCGGCCTTCCGACGACGACGATCTCGGGTGGCGGCGGCATCGCGAGTTTCGGCTCGCACGCGTATCGTCCCGAGCTAGAGTATGCGGACGAGTACCAGTTGCTCGATAACGTTTCCTGGACGCTGGGAAATCACTCGCTTCGTCTCGGGTTCTCGTATCAGGCAATCCGCTCCTTTGTTCTGGAGCCTCCCTCGTCGCACCCGGCGTACACCTATAACGGCAGCATCACGTCGAAGCCAGGCACGGCCAATACTGGAAGTGGTGTCGCGGACTTCCTGACCGACAACATGTCCGGCGGCTCCATCAGCCCCTACGGCACGTTCAACGACGCGGGCGTCCTTCCGGCCGGGTATGTGCAGGATGACTGGCGAGCGACCCGCAAGCTCACGCTGAATCTAGGTGTGCGCTACGAATACTTCCAGCCGTACAAGGAGATGATTGGCAAACAGGGAAACTTCTATGCCAATAGCACAGGTGTCGGTACTGGTTCGGGAGTTTATCTGCTTCCAGCGCAAGACCAGAACGCTTATCCCTTGAACCCACTGTTTGTGTCAACCCTCGCAAAGGACAATATCGCGCTGCAGTACACGAACAACGTGCGGCTCACCAATGTCAGCAGTGCCAACTTTGCGCCGCGTGTTGGCTTTGCCTTCACGCCGGACTCGACAACTGTGGTGCGTGGCGGCTATGGGCTGTTCTACCAGGGGCAGCAGCAGGCCGGTGCGGCTGAAAACCTGGCGACGAATTACCCGTTCCTGTTCAGCGACAGCTTCCCGGTCCCCAGCGGAACAAACTGCACTGTGGGCAACCCCTGCGCGAACAATGGCTACACTCTCGAGCAAGGCTTCTCCAGCCTGATTGCTCAAGGCCTTACAAGTGCGTTTTCGACGCCCGGCCTTGTCGGCACCAGCTTGAATATCAAGACTACCTACGCGATGGATTACAACCTGGCAGTGGAGCAGGCGTTTTCCAACAACGTTGTCTTCACACTGAGCTACGTCGGCACCGTAGCGCGCCATCTGCCGACCGGACTCAATTCCAATGCAACGATGAGGCTGCTCGTATCCGGCAGCAACCAGCAGTATCTTCCATTCCCGGACTTTGGCGGATCGAGCAACCTGCTTTATGTCGGCGAATCCTCCTACAACGCGTTGCAAGCAAAACTGCAAAAGCGTTTGTCCCATGGCCTGGACTTCAGCGCCAACTACACCTGGTCTCATGCGCTGACGGATTCATCCAACCCGCTCGATGGCATCGGATACCGGGACGCAAACATCATTCCGATCCGCGAGGACATGACGAACGACGTCTCAGACACACGCCATCGCTTCACGTTCAACGGCTTCTATAGTTTGCCGTTCGGACGTGGTCAAGCGTTCCTCAGCCACAGCAACGCCGTTGCCGATGCGTTATTGGGCGGATGGTCGACGAATGTCACCTTCCAGGCGCAGACAGGCAATCCGTTTTCTGTGAGCACTTCGAATCAGACCAATGTTGTGGGTGGCACCACGTATGCCTTCGCGGTCAGTGATCCGTTCGGTGCAGGCGGCTCTCCCAACCCCACGAACCCGTCCATTACATGCGCAACTGCTACGCATACGCACGCGCACTGGTATAACCCTTGTGCTTTCTCTAATCCGCTTCCGGCATCGCAGTTGAACAACTACCAGGCTGCGACGAACACGGCCAGTCCGTCGTCGAACGCGCCGACCACCGACGCTGTTGCGAAGCTCTTCCTCGGCGGCCGCGCTGATCAGATCTATGGCCCGGGCTTCCGCAAGCTGGACATGTCCCTGTTCAAGCACTTCCACACGTTCGAGTCGCAGTACTTTGAACTGCGCGCGGACGTCTTCAATCTCATGAACACGCCGATTCTCGGACAACCCAGCACGGCGAGCAACAACACGGCGGGCGGCCAGATTACGACCGCGCGCCAATTGCAACTCGACACGCCGAACGGGCGCTTCTTCCAACTATCCGCGAAGTACGTCTTCTAG
- a CDS encoding TonB-dependent receptor, which translates to MTPKILNSLLRICALCGVLLLGATQPSLAQQSAGAITGTVLDPTGAAVPNAKVTARDVDRGTTWSTKTSGAGVYDIPQVAVGNIEVRVEASGFSTQIRHAFSLAVNQVATLDFHLAVGAASATVEVTTAPPLLQSDSTEISTLLDANAVANLPLASRDVNQLTLLAPGVISPNIFAFQSAQTTFGTGRPYVNGAREQDNNFTLDGMDVNQADNNDVAYVPNPDAIQNFNIITSNAPADYGNYIGGVIVETTKSGTNQFHGNVYEYFRNTILDANSWQNKANAFLTGVGTVSTLPRPVLQWNEFGGTLGGPIFKDKLFFFMDFQGMINNTPKTAQTNNVIPSSESGFLTGDFSALCTSQGDSFVSGLCTNSALQLYQPAAGVTPGNRQPYLNNQVPVSSKVATAIIASPYFKQQEEQQTYYQSGYIHSWQGDLKIDWQLSPKDHVVGRYSQMYTINQTSYGSDVLTPNLTREYPLKNGVLIWDRSITPTLVNEARLGGQMFPANDQIYTNASGGNLPQQFNIPSVPGSILPLMNFGFQAIGSSNGVEIFHDHTILLSDNITWTRGRHEIHAGFQWYKYMMNDVYPGNGGASGQFAFSGQYTGNIGDPNKPGTSSGNAFADFVLGLPSGVQQGIPLNFHLRNSLFAGFATDTYKVTPSVTIIAGLRYEVTTARGDKNSNNNVNFDLVTGTPEIGTNYDTYKGPDTFQPRFGISWRPGWDKSSVFRGAYDISSYMEGNGVNNMAVVNPPNVVDTNINNVISTALPQTTLDQGYSTFSSACTAAQLMALAANCVAGAVTHATNPHLQPAVDQQWNATFEHQFGGNTTVTIGYVGNKTDHLADIYWYNQKVLTQTHQVIPGPYMTKLVAAGVGQARYNNSDGISRYNALQTMLSEREFHGLDYQFSYTWSKCMTNNLGYFGSYGDEEGIGESQTQATQNFFQNEYDPKGDWGRCTTDVASYFAGYAVYNLPFGHGKALGNNVNGLVNQVIGGWQVAGDVTFHTGFGITPFAGSYMGDQKTDGLAASQLTAPSYVPRPDCVSGVSTSVPMQTVQIGSSIGKVNLNPAAVTEVQDYQFGNCQTGALRGPGLKTSDLSLTKHFPITERVNLQLTGQFINFTNTPIFSVPASWWGQYSSCGACNGVRTTGPNVSYSNSVGLFGLVDGSNPGRQVELSAKISF; encoded by the coding sequence GTGACGCCGAAAATCCTTAACTCCCTTCTTCGAATCTGCGCGCTGTGTGGCGTTCTGCTGTTGGGGGCGACACAGCCTAGCCTGGCTCAGCAGTCAGCTGGAGCCATAACCGGCACCGTACTCGATCCGACGGGCGCCGCGGTTCCTAACGCAAAGGTGACAGCCCGGGATGTTGACCGCGGGACCACGTGGAGCACCAAGACGAGCGGCGCCGGCGTCTACGACATCCCCCAGGTGGCTGTGGGCAACATTGAGGTCAGGGTTGAGGCGTCCGGGTTCTCCACCCAGATTCGCCACGCTTTCAGTCTCGCGGTGAACCAGGTGGCGACTCTCGATTTTCACCTGGCCGTGGGAGCGGCGAGTGCAACCGTTGAGGTGACGACCGCGCCTCCGCTCCTGCAGTCGGATTCGACGGAAATCTCTACATTGCTTGATGCGAACGCCGTAGCGAACCTTCCCCTTGCGTCGCGGGACGTGAACCAGTTGACGCTGCTCGCTCCGGGCGTGATCAGTCCGAACATCTTCGCATTCCAGTCGGCGCAGACTACGTTCGGGACCGGACGTCCCTACGTGAATGGTGCACGTGAGCAGGACAACAACTTCACGCTGGACGGAATGGACGTGAACCAGGCGGATAACAATGACGTTGCCTACGTGCCGAATCCTGATGCTATTCAGAACTTCAACATCATCACGAGCAATGCGCCTGCGGACTACGGGAATTACATCGGCGGCGTCATCGTAGAGACGACCAAGTCGGGCACGAACCAGTTCCACGGCAACGTGTATGAATACTTCCGCAACACGATTCTGGACGCGAACTCATGGCAGAACAAGGCGAACGCGTTCCTCACAGGAGTCGGCACTGTGAGTACGCTGCCACGGCCGGTACTTCAGTGGAATGAATTCGGTGGGACACTCGGCGGTCCTATCTTCAAAGACAAACTTTTCTTCTTTATGGATTTTCAGGGGATGATCAACAACACACCGAAGACTGCGCAGACCAACAATGTCATTCCGTCTTCGGAAAGCGGGTTTCTCACCGGCGACTTCAGCGCTCTTTGTACGAGCCAGGGAGACAGCTTCGTGAGTGGCCTATGCACAAATTCGGCGCTGCAACTCTATCAACCTGCCGCGGGCGTCACTCCGGGCAATCGTCAGCCGTACCTGAACAATCAGGTGCCGGTCTCGAGCAAAGTTGCGACCGCAATCATCGCATCACCGTACTTCAAACAGCAGGAGGAGCAACAGACCTATTACCAGAGTGGCTACATCCACAGCTGGCAGGGCGATCTCAAGATCGATTGGCAGCTCTCGCCGAAAGATCATGTTGTCGGCCGCTATTCGCAGATGTACACGATCAATCAGACGAGCTACGGATCGGATGTGCTGACGCCGAACCTCACCCGTGAGTATCCGTTGAAGAATGGCGTGCTGATCTGGGACCGGTCGATTACACCTACGCTTGTGAATGAAGCGCGCCTCGGCGGACAGATGTTTCCGGCGAATGACCAGATCTATACCAACGCGTCGGGAGGGAATCTTCCACAGCAATTCAATATTCCCTCAGTTCCTGGAAGCATTCTGCCGCTGATGAACTTCGGCTTTCAGGCGATCGGAAGCTCAAATGGAGTCGAGATCTTCCACGACCACACAATCTTATTGAGTGACAACATCACCTGGACTCGCGGCAGACACGAGATCCATGCTGGATTCCAGTGGTACAAGTACATGATGAACGACGTGTACCCCGGCAACGGCGGCGCGTCGGGTCAGTTCGCCTTCTCCGGCCAATACACAGGCAACATCGGCGATCCGAACAAGCCAGGCACCTCGTCCGGAAACGCGTTTGCCGATTTCGTGCTCGGTCTTCCGAGCGGCGTGCAGCAGGGTATCCCGCTGAACTTCCACCTGCGCAACAGCCTGTTCGCGGGCTTTGCCACCGACACCTATAAGGTGACGCCCAGTGTGACGATCATCGCCGGGCTGCGCTATGAGGTGACCACGGCGCGCGGAGACAAGAACTCAAACAACAATGTGAACTTCGATCTCGTGACGGGCACGCCGGAGATCGGAACGAACTACGACACCTACAAAGGGCCGGACACTTTCCAGCCGCGCTTCGGCATCTCGTGGCGGCCGGGCTGGGACAAGAGCTCGGTCTTCCGTGGCGCGTATGACATTTCGTCGTACATGGAAGGAAACGGCGTCAACAACATGGCCGTGGTGAACCCACCCAATGTGGTTGACACGAACATCAACAACGTTATCTCAACAGCGTTGCCGCAAACGACGCTGGACCAAGGTTACTCAACGTTCTCCTCCGCGTGCACCGCTGCACAGTTAATGGCTCTGGCAGCAAACTGCGTTGCGGGTGCGGTGACGCACGCGACGAACCCGCATCTTCAACCCGCTGTCGATCAACAATGGAACGCAACGTTTGAACACCAGTTTGGCGGCAACACGACGGTGACCATCGGATACGTGGGGAATAAGACGGATCATCTAGCCGACATCTATTGGTACAACCAGAAGGTGCTCACACAGACACACCAGGTTATTCCGGGCCCTTATATGACGAAGCTGGTTGCTGCTGGTGTGGGGCAGGCACGCTACAACAATTCCGACGGTATATCTCGCTACAACGCACTGCAGACGATGCTGTCTGAGCGAGAGTTCCATGGCCTGGACTATCAGTTCTCGTACACGTGGTCGAAGTGCATGACCAATAATCTCGGCTATTTCGGCTCATACGGTGATGAAGAAGGCATCGGCGAATCGCAGACGCAGGCTACGCAGAACTTCTTCCAGAATGAATACGACCCGAAGGGCGATTGGGGACGCTGCACAACCGACGTAGCTTCCTACTTCGCCGGCTATGCCGTGTACAACCTGCCGTTCGGTCATGGGAAAGCACTTGGCAACAACGTTAACGGACTGGTGAATCAGGTCATCGGCGGCTGGCAGGTGGCGGGAGACGTCACTTTCCATACGGGATTCGGCATCACGCCCTTCGCCGGCTCCTACATGGGAGATCAAAAGACGGACGGCCTGGCAGCGTCACAACTCACGGCCCCTTCCTACGTCCCGCGTCCCGATTGCGTCTCGGGTGTCTCAACAAGCGTGCCGATGCAAACTGTGCAGATCGGCAGCAGCATCGGCAAGGTAAACCTCAATCCAGCGGCCGTGACTGAAGTGCAGGATTATCAGTTCGGCAACTGCCAGACCGGTGCTCTGCGAGGTCCGGGGCTGAAGACCTCTGACCTCAGCTTGACCAAGCATTTTCCGATCACCGAAAGGGTCAACCTGCAGCTCACGGGGCAATTTATCAATTTCACCAACACGCCGATCTTCAGCGTGCCGGCAAGTTGGTGGGGACAGTACAGCTCCTGCGGCGCGTGCAATGGCGTTCGCACCACCGGCCCTAATGTCAGCTACTCGAATTCGGTCGGTCTGTTCGGTCTAGTCGATGGATCGAATCCTGGCCGACAGGTTGAACTCTCGGCCAAAATCAGCTTCTAG
- a CDS encoding beta-galactosidase, with the protein MSYRFRLYLSFLLFAAAFLSPMRSASAETQPAATKPPALLLGAAWYPEQWPESRWPADIELMQKAHLHMVRVGEFAWTAMEPSEGKYDLDWLERAINLAGQHGIYTVLGTPSAGPPVWMEKKYPDIMVTDENGKLFTGATRNHGNWNSERYRGFVREIDERLAERFGHNPYVIGWQIDNEFSKQSFDADTQAQFHHWLERKYGSIAKLNAAWTTAYDNQTYSSFDEVPLVNGAVDNNPGLWLDSKRFITDSLHSFERIQIDAIRKYADPQQKITTNLMGWYDLFDHYEIARDLDIVAWDNPQVQGAYFPMQNGAVHDLMRGLKGSGDYWVMETTAGPRGGGNASAMLRKGEMRAAIWEYVGHGADLVSYWQWRDALNGGEANHGALVDVDGAPDPIYSEYAQVGAEFEKAAPALAGTHAHAEVALLHSYPSRWEMNWQKMTPEYDPIAELMSYYTPLRQLGYSVDIVPPDRDLSHYKLVIAPGLMVLQQSEAENLTRYVKGGGHLVLAQRSGMKDDNNSRWPQRQPGPLVDLLGARVEQYMTLNEPVAVDGTWGSSSAKLFAEQLKVMSPDTKVLMRWKAPNSWLDGEPAAVTRNVGQGSIAYVGAWMDDSATKRAVDWMLNSSGARLDLFPVPAAVEVFHRAGAGKDVFILGNYSTSATSVKLPEAMENVLTGSRSGSVDLPPFGIAVLLQAPTAAR; encoded by the coding sequence TTGAGCTACCGTTTCCGGCTATATCTCTCATTCCTGCTCTTTGCTGCCGCATTTCTCTCGCCGATGCGATCCGCTTCGGCCGAGACTCAGCCTGCCGCAACAAAGCCTCCCGCCCTCTTGCTTGGCGCCGCCTGGTATCCGGAGCAGTGGCCGGAGTCTCGCTGGCCTGCTGATATCGAGCTGATGCAGAAAGCCCATCTGCATATGGTGCGCGTGGGCGAGTTTGCCTGGACCGCAATGGAGCCGAGCGAAGGAAAATACGACCTCGACTGGCTGGAGCGTGCCATCAATCTTGCCGGACAGCATGGCATCTATACCGTACTTGGCACGCCTTCCGCCGGACCGCCCGTGTGGATGGAGAAAAAATACCCGGACATTATGGTCACAGACGAGAACGGGAAGCTGTTCACGGGTGCGACGCGTAATCACGGCAACTGGAATAGTGAGCGGTATCGCGGTTTCGTCCGCGAGATCGACGAACGGCTGGCGGAGCGATTCGGCCACAATCCATACGTCATCGGCTGGCAGATCGATAACGAGTTCTCGAAGCAATCGTTCGACGCGGACACGCAGGCGCAGTTTCATCATTGGCTGGAGCGCAAGTACGGCTCAATCGCAAAGCTGAACGCCGCGTGGACTACTGCCTACGACAATCAGACTTACTCGAGCTTCGATGAAGTTCCGCTCGTCAATGGTGCGGTCGACAACAACCCTGGGCTGTGGCTCGACTCGAAGCGCTTTATTACGGACTCGCTGCATTCGTTTGAGCGCATTCAGATCGATGCGATCAGGAAGTATGCCGATCCGCAGCAGAAGATCACCACGAATTTGATGGGCTGGTATGACCTCTTCGATCATTACGAGATCGCGCGGGATCTCGACATTGTTGCCTGGGACAACCCGCAGGTGCAGGGGGCATATTTCCCGATGCAGAATGGCGCTGTCCATGACCTGATGAGGGGCCTGAAGGGTAGCGGCGACTACTGGGTGATGGAAACCACCGCCGGTCCGCGAGGCGGAGGCAATGCGAGCGCCATGCTGCGCAAGGGCGAGATGCGCGCCGCCATCTGGGAATATGTTGGGCACGGCGCCGACCTCGTAAGTTACTGGCAGTGGCGCGACGCCCTGAACGGCGGCGAGGCGAATCACGGCGCTCTTGTTGATGTCGATGGCGCGCCGGATCCAATCTATAGCGAGTACGCGCAGGTCGGAGCGGAGTTTGAGAAGGCAGCTCCGGCGCTCGCTGGCACCCATGCGCACGCCGAGGTTGCGCTTCTGCATTCGTATCCCAGCCGCTGGGAGATGAACTGGCAGAAGATGACACCGGAATATGATCCGATCGCAGAACTGATGAGCTACTACACGCCTCTGCGGCAGCTCGGCTACAGCGTGGACATCGTTCCGCCGGACCGCGATCTGAGCCACTACAAGCTGGTCATCGCGCCCGGGTTGATGGTGCTCCAGCAGTCAGAAGCCGAGAACCTGACGCGGTATGTGAAGGGCGGCGGACACCTTGTACTCGCTCAGCGCTCCGGCATGAAGGATGACAATAATTCGCGCTGGCCGCAGCGTCAGCCTGGTCCTCTGGTGGATCTTCTTGGCGCTCGTGTGGAGCAGTACATGACACTCAACGAGCCTGTTGCGGTGGACGGCACGTGGGGATCTTCCTCTGCGAAGCTATTCGCCGAGCAGCTCAAGGTTATGAGCCCGGATACGAAGGTGCTGATGCGCTGGAAGGCGCCGAACTCCTGGCTGGATGGCGAACCGGCAGCAGTGACGCGCAACGTCGGCCAGGGCTCTATTGCCTATGTCGGCGCCTGGATGGACGACTCCGCGACGAAGCGAGCTGTCGATTGGATGCTGAACAGCAGCGGCGCACGCCTTGACCTCTTCCCTGTTCCTGCCGCGGTCGAGGTCTTTCACCGCGCGGGTGCTGGTAAGGATGTGTTCATCCTGGGCAACTACTCAACCTCTGCCACGAGCGTGAAGCTTCCAGAGGCTATGGAAAACGTGCTCACAGGCAGCCGCTCCGGCAGCGTCGATCTACCGCCGTTTGGCATAGCTGTGCTTTTGCAGGCACCGACCGCTGCGAGATAG
- a CDS encoding DeoR/GlpR family DNA-binding transcription regulator, with protein sequence MRGDQIMKILLRAGEVTVKELSDEVSTSAPSIRRDLARLEKRGLILRTHGGAALVEPLLYEPFRHDTSFQSRERRAAEAKRRIGLAAAELVGEKDIIGLTAGTTTTQVGRSLRHRKGITVITNALNIGMELCNQPSIKTLLTGGTLAWAWTFALAGKQAVEFLSDFYMDKAFIAVTGFDLQRGLTTLEWDEAAVSVAMLRNAKKVIVVADSSKLGHVSPAVMCPVSEVNVLITDAGIDPDLRQELEARGIEVILA encoded by the coding sequence TTGCGCGGCGATCAGATCATGAAGATTTTGCTCCGGGCCGGCGAGGTTACGGTCAAAGAGCTGTCTGACGAAGTTTCGACGTCGGCTCCGAGCATCCGTCGCGACCTAGCACGCCTTGAGAAACGCGGGTTGATCCTGCGGACGCACGGTGGAGCGGCGCTCGTGGAGCCGTTGCTCTATGAGCCGTTCCGCCACGACACTTCGTTCCAGTCGCGTGAGCGGCGCGCGGCGGAGGCGAAGCGTCGCATCGGTCTTGCCGCGGCAGAATTGGTCGGCGAAAAGGACATCATCGGGCTGACCGCCGGCACTACAACGACCCAAGTGGGGCGCTCGCTGCGACACCGCAAGGGAATTACTGTCATCACCAATGCGTTGAACATTGGTATGGAACTCTGTAACCAGCCCTCGATCAAAACGCTGCTGACCGGCGGAACGCTTGCATGGGCCTGGACGTTTGCGCTAGCCGGAAAGCAAGCAGTGGAATTTCTCAGCGACTTCTACATGGACAAGGCGTTCATTGCCGTCACGGGCTTCGATCTTCAGCGCGGGCTAACTACCCTTGAATGGGACGAGGCTGCAGTCTCGGTCGCGATGCTGCGCAATGCGAAGAAGGTGATCGTCGTAGCAGACTCGTCGAAGCTGGGGCATGTGAGCCCGGCAGTCATGTGTCCAGTCTCGGAAGTGAACGTGTTGATCACAGATGCGGGGATCGATCCCGACTTGCGTCAGGAACTGGAAGCCAGAGGCATCGAAGTCATCCTCGCGTGA